In Sphingomonas sp. LT1P40, the following are encoded in one genomic region:
- a CDS encoding TolC family protein → MKRLIAPLLASSLLAGCAVGPNYARPETPPTAAAAFVDPGTTKVSPGEVEGEWWRLFNDPVLDRLVVEALTYNTDIRQASANLKRARAFLSESRGQRLPSTNLGAGYTRSRTGAESAQGALPPGVDGVESDFFQIGLDASYEIDLFGRVSRSIEAARGDVEAAQAALDGSRVAIAAETARTYAAACGFAAQAEVARETVRLQTRTLELTQRLFDAGRGTIRDVDQARVLAENARAQVPSFEAERRAALYALATLTGKPPAELDAQADRCAVTPGVSALIPVGDGQALLARRPDVRQAERTLAADTARVGVATAALYPSITLGGSVSLGAQNIGDLGKSSSFNFSLGPLLSWSFPNVTAARARVRQAEAGAEGSLAAFDGTVLTALREVEQALARYSGEIERNVALRRADTAATNAARIAILRFEAGRDALLLRIDAERERAASRSALAQSNAALAEAQVALFKALGGGWEAAPDAVRREAPAG, encoded by the coding sequence GCGGTTGGCCCCAATTACGCGCGGCCGGAAACGCCGCCGACTGCCGCTGCCGCGTTCGTCGATCCCGGTACGACGAAGGTGTCTCCAGGCGAGGTCGAGGGCGAGTGGTGGCGGCTGTTCAACGATCCCGTGCTCGACCGGCTGGTGGTCGAGGCGCTGACCTACAACACCGATATCCGGCAAGCATCGGCCAATCTGAAGCGCGCGCGGGCGTTCCTGTCGGAGTCGCGCGGGCAGCGGTTGCCGTCGACCAATCTGGGCGCGGGCTATACCCGTTCGCGCACCGGGGCAGAGAGCGCACAGGGGGCATTGCCCCCGGGTGTGGACGGGGTCGAGAGCGATTTCTTTCAGATCGGGCTGGATGCATCTTATGAAATCGACTTGTTCGGGCGGGTGAGCCGTTCGATCGAGGCGGCGCGCGGGGATGTCGAAGCGGCGCAGGCGGCGCTCGACGGATCGCGCGTGGCGATCGCGGCGGAGACCGCGCGGACTTACGCGGCGGCATGCGGCTTTGCGGCACAGGCCGAGGTGGCGCGCGAGACGGTGCGGTTGCAGACCCGCACGCTCGAACTGACCCAGCGGCTGTTCGATGCGGGTCGCGGGACGATCCGCGATGTCGATCAGGCGCGCGTGCTGGCGGAAAATGCCCGGGCGCAGGTGCCGAGTTTCGAGGCGGAACGACGCGCGGCGCTCTATGCGCTGGCGACGCTGACCGGCAAGCCGCCGGCGGAACTGGATGCGCAAGCGGATCGCTGTGCGGTGACCCCGGGCGTATCCGCGCTGATCCCGGTCGGCGATGGTCAGGCGCTGCTCGCGCGGCGGCCGGATGTGCGTCAGGCCGAGAGGACGCTGGCGGCGGATACCGCGCGGGTCGGGGTCGCCACGGCGGCGCTGTATCCGTCGATCACGCTGGGCGGATCGGTGTCGTTGGGCGCGCAGAATATCGGCGATCTGGGCAAGAGTTCGTCGTTCAACTTCTCGCTCGGGCCATTGCTCAGCTGGAGCTTCCCCAATGTCACCGCTGCGCGGGCGCGCGTGCGGCAGGCGGAGGCCGGGGCGGAGGGTTCGCTCGCCGCGTTCGACGGCACGGTGCTGACGGCGCTGCGCGAAGTCGAGCAGGCGCTGGCACGCTATTCGGGTGAGATCGAGCGCAACGTCGCGCTGCGTCGCGCCGACACGGCGGCGACCAACGCCGCGCGGATCGCGATTCTGCGGTTCGAGGCGGGACGCGACGCGCTGCTGCTGCGGATCGATGCCGAGCGTGAGCGAGCGGCGTCACGATCCGCGCTGGCGCAGTCCAACGCCGCGCTGGCGGAGGCGCAGGTCGCGCTGTTCAAGGCATTGGGCGGCGGCTGGGAAGCGGCACCCGATGCGGTGCGGCGTGAGGCGCCGGCGGGCTAG
- a CDS encoding GNAT family N-acetyltransferase, with amino-acid sequence MFARTQRLTLRPGWIEDAPELAHAIGHEAVVRNLARAPWPYALGDAQAFLKTPRDAADLPVFLVCALDGGASRIVGCIGLERTEPDAVDLGYWITPDAWGRGYATEAGRAVIDIARALRLPTLSAGHFTDNPASGRVLRKLGFRATGRIVPRHSAGRGGEVQCVEYEQALAESDCTDPCDRMAA; translated from the coding sequence ATGTTCGCAAGAACGCAAAGACTGACATTGCGGCCCGGCTGGATCGAGGACGCCCCCGAACTGGCACATGCAATCGGGCATGAGGCCGTAGTCCGCAACCTGGCGCGTGCGCCGTGGCCCTATGCGCTGGGCGATGCGCAGGCATTCCTGAAGACGCCGCGAGACGCCGCCGATCTGCCGGTCTTCCTGGTCTGCGCGCTGGACGGCGGTGCCAGCCGGATCGTCGGCTGTATTGGCCTTGAGCGGACGGAGCCGGACGCGGTTGATCTGGGATACTGGATCACGCCGGACGCGTGGGGACGCGGCTATGCCACCGAAGCGGGTCGTGCGGTGATCGACATCGCGCGCGCACTGCGCCTGCCGACGCTGTCCGCCGGTCATTTCACTGACAACCCGGCATCGGGCCGCGTGCTGCGCAAGCTGGGTTTCCGCGCCACCGGCCGGATCGTCCCCCGCCACTCGGCCGGGCGCGGCGGCGAGGTGCAATGCGTGGAATATGAGCAAGCGCTGGCGGAGTCGGATTGTACCGACCCGTGCGACCGAATGGCGGCGTGA
- the rpmA gene encoding 50S ribosomal protein L27, giving the protein MAHKKAGGSSRNGRDSQSKRLGVKKFGGQAAIAGNILVRQRGTRVYPGVNVGIGRDHTLFALTDGQVRFHDGKLGRKFVSIDMMAEAAE; this is encoded by the coding sequence ATGGCACATAAGAAAGCAGGCGGTTCGTCGCGCAACGGTCGCGACTCGCAGTCCAAGCGCCTTGGCGTGAAGAAGTTTGGTGGCCAGGCCGCCATCGCCGGCAACATTCTGGTCCGTCAGCGCGGCACGCGCGTCTATCCGGGCGTGAATGTCGGCATTGGCCGCGACCACACGCTGTTCGCGCTTACCGACGGCCAGGTGCGATTCCATGACGGCAAGCTCGGCCGCAAATTCGTATCGATCGATATGATGGCGGAAGCAGCCGAATAG